A region from the Microcella frigidaquae genome encodes:
- a CDS encoding DMT family transporter yields MTSTWRWLLVAAIAPLAWGSTYVVTSQLLPADSPVWGAAMRALPAGLVLLLLARRLPRGRWWWRSAVLGVLNVGAFFVLVYLAAQLLPSGVAAMLMATSPAVILLLAWPIAREKPAALSLVGAIVGFAGVVVLLAGATGALDLWGVAASLAAMLMSSVGFVLARRWNDGTPALSVTSWQLTMGGLALVPVALLVEGAPPALDAAGIAGAAYLALVATALAFATWFAALQHLPAGAVGLVGLLNPVAGVALGVLVAQETFTVVQVIGMVTVLLGIVLGQPAIAAGLRGARERRAARRARRRMVPTDTAQLRVRAAGGV; encoded by the coding sequence ATGACATCCACCTGGCGCTGGCTCCTCGTCGCCGCGATCGCCCCCCTCGCCTGGGGCTCGACCTACGTCGTCACCTCTCAGCTGCTGCCCGCCGACTCTCCGGTCTGGGGTGCAGCGATGCGCGCGCTGCCCGCCGGGCTCGTGCTGCTCCTCCTCGCCCGCCGCCTGCCGCGTGGGCGGTGGTGGTGGCGCTCCGCCGTGCTCGGCGTGCTCAACGTCGGCGCGTTCTTCGTGCTCGTCTACCTCGCCGCACAGCTGCTGCCGTCCGGCGTCGCGGCGATGCTCATGGCCACCTCCCCCGCCGTGATCCTGCTGCTGGCCTGGCCCATCGCTCGGGAGAAGCCCGCCGCGCTCTCGCTCGTGGGCGCCATCGTCGGCTTCGCCGGCGTCGTCGTGCTGCTCGCCGGCGCGACGGGCGCGCTCGACCTGTGGGGCGTCGCCGCCTCGCTCGCCGCCATGCTCATGTCATCGGTGGGCTTCGTCCTCGCCCGGCGCTGGAACGACGGCACCCCCGCCCTCTCGGTGACCTCCTGGCAGCTGACCATGGGCGGCCTCGCGCTCGTCCCGGTCGCGCTGCTCGTCGAGGGGGCTCCGCCCGCGCTCGACGCGGCCGGTATCGCCGGAGCGGCCTACCTCGCCCTCGTCGCCACCGCCCTCGCGTTCGCGACCTGGTTCGCGGCGCTGCAGCACCTGCCGGCCGGCGCAGTCGGCCTCGTCGGCCTGCTCAACCCGGTGGCGGGCGTCGCCCTCGGCGTGCTGGTCGCGCAGGAGACCTTCACCGTCGTGCAGGTGATCGGCATGGTCACCGTGCTCCTCGGCATCGTGCTCGGCCAGCCGGCGATCGCGGCGGGTCTGCGCGGGGCCCGCGAGCGGCGGGCCGCCCGGCGGGCGCGACGGCGGATGGTGCCGACCGACACCGCGCAGCTCAGAGTTCGCGCAGCAGGTGGAGTCTGA
- a CDS encoding nitroreductase family deazaflavin-dependent oxidoreductase, translating into MTELRPLPTADPIVRGVRTVVSAFTRTNVWRWAAPRVMPPIESALAAATGGRVQLSSLFVPSLILTTTGAKSGLPRDTVLMYTADGYGRAIVAGTNWASPKHPAWTSNLLARPEAEITVRGRRYAVRASVIEGDAHDRVWRHLETQWPEYRRYESDSGRTVRLFRLHLLREL; encoded by the coding sequence GTGACTGAGTTGCGCCCCCTGCCCACCGCCGACCCGATCGTGCGGGGCGTGCGCACGGTCGTCTCCGCGTTCACCCGCACGAACGTGTGGCGCTGGGCGGCCCCGCGCGTCATGCCGCCGATCGAGAGCGCCCTCGCGGCCGCGACCGGCGGCCGGGTTCAGCTCAGCAGCCTGTTCGTGCCCTCGCTGATCCTCACGACGACGGGCGCGAAGAGCGGCCTGCCGCGCGACACCGTGCTCATGTACACGGCTGACGGCTACGGTCGTGCGATCGTCGCGGGCACGAACTGGGCGAGCCCGAAGCATCCTGCCTGGACCTCCAACCTGCTCGCCCGCCCGGAGGCGGAGATTACGGTGCGGGGACGGCGGTACGCGGTGCGGGCATCCGTCATCGAGGGCGATGCTCACGACCGTGTCTGGCGCCACCTCGAGACGCAGTGGCCCGAGTATCGCCGCTACGAGAGCGACTCAGGCCGCACGGTGCGGCTGTTCAGACTCCACCTGCTGCGCGAACTCTGA
- a CDS encoding flavin monoamine oxidase family protein: MTRTDVIVIGAGLAGLSAARDLVAGGADVVVLEARGRAGGRVEQTRMADGRPIQLGGEVIGESHTSYRQLVAELGLTIVPSFTGIPGESTWLVSEGRALGDEMPWMPAADRAIYDELEQKFAALTATVDPDDPWAHPDAVALDRLSVGDWLRSEGATPAVLRAMELRTLALADPSIERRSLLADLRKEATAGAVGFYDYDAWESAKVLEGSATVALRMAEELGHRIRYGSPVRAVDVTSADGTGTGVVVTLHTGERLHAADVVCALPAGPLRDLRISGVSEAYLAAATRRQHAPAAKLVTVHATSFWEANGQNGTGYFEHTLLGGTWVQTDGALSALVPVDRLGPYLALPTTARQDALLDELVAAYGPEARDTQAVFVRDWFADPYTQGYITAWRPGDLTAVGPLHGTHEPPFWLVGSDQWVCGYMEGAVRTGRGAAAQLLAR, encoded by the coding sequence ATGACCAGAACCGACGTGATCGTGATCGGCGCCGGCCTCGCCGGCCTGAGCGCCGCCCGCGACCTCGTGGCAGGCGGTGCCGACGTCGTCGTGCTCGAGGCTCGCGGCCGCGCCGGAGGCCGGGTCGAGCAGACGCGCATGGCCGACGGCCGGCCGATCCAGCTCGGCGGAGAGGTCATCGGCGAGTCCCACACCAGCTACCGGCAGTTGGTCGCCGAGCTCGGGCTGACGATCGTGCCGAGCTTCACCGGCATCCCCGGCGAATCGACGTGGCTCGTCAGCGAGGGGCGCGCGCTGGGCGACGAGATGCCGTGGATGCCCGCCGCCGACCGCGCGATCTACGACGAGCTCGAGCAGAAGTTCGCGGCCCTGACCGCCACGGTCGACCCCGACGACCCGTGGGCGCACCCGGATGCCGTCGCGCTCGACCGGCTCAGCGTCGGCGACTGGCTGCGGTCGGAGGGCGCGACACCCGCGGTGCTGCGCGCGATGGAGCTGCGCACGCTCGCCCTCGCCGACCCCTCGATCGAGCGGCGGTCGCTGCTGGCCGACCTGCGCAAGGAAGCCACCGCCGGCGCGGTGGGGTTCTACGACTACGACGCATGGGAGAGCGCGAAGGTGCTCGAGGGTTCGGCCACGGTCGCGCTGCGGATGGCAGAAGAGCTCGGGCACCGCATCCGCTACGGCAGCCCGGTGCGCGCGGTCGATGTGACCAGCGCCGACGGGACGGGCACGGGGGTGGTCGTCACGCTGCACACCGGCGAGCGGCTGCACGCCGCCGACGTCGTCTGCGCCCTGCCCGCCGGGCCGTTGCGCGACCTGCGCATCAGCGGCGTGAGCGAGGCATACCTCGCCGCCGCGACGCGTCGCCAGCACGCACCCGCCGCGAAGCTCGTCACCGTGCACGCCACCTCGTTCTGGGAGGCCAACGGGCAGAACGGCACCGGCTACTTCGAGCACACGCTGCTCGGCGGAACGTGGGTGCAGACCGACGGCGCGCTCTCCGCCCTCGTGCCCGTCGACCGCCTCGGGCCGTACCTCGCGCTGCCCACGACGGCGCGCCAGGACGCCCTGCTCGACGAGCTCGTCGCCGCCTACGGCCCGGAGGCGCGCGACACCCAGGCGGTGTTCGTGCGCGACTGGTTCGCCGACCCCTACACGCAGGGCTACATCACCGCGTGGCGCCCCGGCGACCTCACGGCGGTCGGGCCGCTGCACGGCACGCACGAGCCGCCGTTCTGGCTCGTCGGCTCCGACCAGTGGGTGTGCGGGTACATGGAGGGTGCCGTGCGCACCGGCCGCGGCGCGGCCGCCCAGCTGCTCGCGCGCTGA
- a CDS encoding nitroreductase/quinone reductase family protein, with the protein MTPRRGVPGSPARVDPVVRAVRAVVAPITRTRAFRWAAPRVMPPIEQLIAAATGRSVQLSGLLVPSLILTTTGAKSGLPRDSVLMYTADGHGRGIIAGTSFAREKHPAWTYNLLAHPEAAISVRGRRYAVRASVIEGEGRERAWGLIERQWPGYRAYERESGRVVRLFLLTLTAELPSEPAPDLTTGGAARD; encoded by the coding sequence ATGACGCCGCGTCGAGGCGTGCCGGGGAGCCCCGCGCGCGTCGACCCGGTTGTGCGCGCTGTGCGCGCGGTCGTCGCGCCGATCACCCGCACGCGCGCCTTCCGCTGGGCCGCGCCGCGCGTCATGCCGCCGATCGAGCAGCTGATCGCCGCCGCCACGGGCCGCAGCGTGCAGCTCAGCGGGCTGCTCGTGCCCTCGCTGATCCTCACGACGACGGGGGCGAAGAGCGGGCTGCCGCGCGACTCGGTGCTGATGTACACGGCCGACGGTCACGGCCGGGGGATCATCGCCGGCACGAGCTTCGCCCGCGAGAAGCACCCGGCCTGGACGTACAACCTGCTCGCCCACCCCGAGGCCGCGATCAGCGTGCGCGGGCGGCGGTACGCGGTGCGGGCATCCGTCATCGAGGGGGAGGGCCGCGAGCGGGCCTGGGGCCTCATCGAGCGCCAGTGGCCCGGCTACCGCGCCTACGAGCGCGAGTCGGGCCGCGTCGTGCGGCTCTTCCTGCTGACCCTGACCGCCGAGCTGCCCAGCGAGCCGGCGCCCGATCTCACGACCGGAGGAGCCGCCCGTGACTGA
- a CDS encoding FAD-dependent oxidoreductase — protein sequence MDRLVDRSLSASVFAADLPAAGEGLPTRAGTIVVGGGIVGASIALHLAEAGVDDVLLLERGVLTNGTTWHAAGLVAGARGSRALTGLSSYGLAFYGELEARSGLDVSLTRSGSLSIARQPGRVDELAYARDVAVRSGIEATLVEADAVARLWPLASPEGVLAALHFPHDGYLNPGWAALAIAKLAHEAGVVLREGVEVTAITTENGRATGVVTAHGTIAADRVIIAGGLWSRDLARTAGVSLPLYAAEHVHVRSNAIDGAAPTLPVLRDVDHSYYIRPEAGRLLVGAFEPQGIPRAVETIAADGFATFPDDWEHFAPVRTAAERAVPALGPAGYDRFLTAPESFTPDTAFLLGETAEVENLFVATGLNSQGIIYGPGIGRELARWIVAGSPQFDSASVDVRRFSRHQSNRRYLHARTVESLGRLYAMHWPGYQSQTARDVRRTPLHARLAELGARFGEVNGGERALWYGGPTPQESYSYRRPGSFDRIAAEHRAAREGVALFDLSPFTKVEIAGPDALALVQRAVTSDVDTSVGQAVYTLFLNSTGGIELDGTVTRLAADRFLVVTPSFSHHATLGLLRRLARGTAAVVTDVTAMYATIGVMGPLSRELLRRVSPEDWSDEAQPYQTGREVELADGFAYSLRISFVGELGYELYPTADLAVNVLDALWEAGQELGVRMAGYQALDTLRSEKGYRHLGHDIGPSDDPYAAGLGFTVALDKPGGFAGRDALAARDPRSPKHRTVFVALDDPEAMLVHDEALLRDGVEVGRLTSGAYGHTLGRSVGIAIVDPALVDVATLLPDGSPGFAVECRGIAVPATVSRRPFYDPRGERLRG from the coding sequence GTGGACAGACTCGTCGACCGCTCGCTGAGCGCATCCGTGTTCGCCGCCGACCTGCCGGCGGCTGGTGAGGGGCTTCCGACCCGCGCCGGCACGATCGTCGTCGGCGGCGGCATCGTCGGCGCGAGCATCGCGCTGCACCTGGCCGAGGCAGGCGTCGACGACGTGCTGCTGCTCGAGCGCGGGGTGCTGACCAACGGCACCACCTGGCACGCCGCCGGCCTCGTCGCCGGGGCGCGCGGCTCACGGGCCCTCACCGGGCTGTCGTCGTACGGGCTCGCCTTCTACGGCGAGCTCGAGGCGCGTTCAGGCCTCGACGTGTCGCTCACCCGCAGCGGCTCGCTCAGCATCGCCCGCCAGCCCGGGCGGGTCGACGAGCTCGCCTACGCTCGCGATGTCGCGGTGCGCAGCGGCATCGAGGCCACCCTCGTCGAGGCCGATGCCGTCGCGCGCCTCTGGCCGCTCGCCTCGCCCGAGGGCGTGCTCGCGGCCCTGCACTTCCCGCACGACGGATACCTCAACCCGGGCTGGGCCGCCCTCGCCATCGCGAAGCTCGCGCACGAGGCCGGCGTCGTCCTCCGCGAGGGGGTCGAGGTCACGGCGATCACGACCGAGAACGGGCGCGCCACCGGAGTCGTCACCGCCCACGGCACGATCGCCGCCGACCGGGTCATCATCGCCGGCGGGCTGTGGAGCCGCGACCTCGCGCGCACCGCGGGCGTCTCTCTTCCGCTGTACGCGGCCGAGCACGTGCACGTGCGCTCGAACGCGATCGACGGGGCGGCGCCGACCCTGCCCGTGCTGCGCGACGTCGATCACAGCTACTACATCCGGCCCGAGGCCGGGCGGCTGCTGGTGGGCGCGTTCGAGCCGCAGGGCATCCCGCGCGCCGTCGAGACGATCGCCGCGGACGGGTTCGCGACGTTCCCCGACGACTGGGAGCACTTCGCCCCCGTGCGCACCGCCGCCGAGCGCGCCGTGCCAGCGCTCGGCCCGGCCGGCTACGACCGCTTCCTCACGGCACCCGAGAGCTTCACGCCCGACACCGCCTTCCTGCTCGGCGAGACGGCCGAGGTCGAGAACCTCTTCGTCGCGACGGGCCTCAACTCGCAGGGCATCATCTACGGGCCCGGCATCGGCCGCGAGCTCGCGCGCTGGATCGTCGCCGGGTCGCCGCAGTTCGACTCCGCGAGCGTCGACGTACGGCGCTTCTCGCGCCACCAGAGCAATCGCCGCTACCTGCACGCCCGCACGGTCGAGAGCCTCGGGCGCCTCTACGCCATGCACTGGCCCGGCTACCAGTCGCAGACCGCGCGCGATGTGCGCCGCACTCCCCTGCACGCCCGGCTCGCCGAGCTCGGGGCCCGCTTCGGCGAGGTCAACGGCGGCGAGCGCGCCCTCTGGTACGGCGGCCCGACGCCCCAGGAGAGCTACAGCTACCGCCGTCCGGGCAGCTTCGACCGGATCGCGGCCGAGCACCGGGCCGCGCGCGAGGGCGTCGCGCTGTTCGATCTGAGCCCGTTCACCAAGGTCGAGATCGCGGGGCCGGATGCTCTCGCACTCGTTCAGCGCGCCGTGACGAGCGACGTCGACACGTCGGTGGGGCAGGCCGTCTACACGCTGTTCCTCAACAGCACCGGGGGCATCGAGCTCGACGGCACCGTCACCCGCCTCGCCGCCGACCGGTTCCTCGTCGTCACGCCCTCGTTCAGCCATCACGCGACCCTTGGGCTGCTGCGTCGCCTCGCCCGCGGCACGGCGGCGGTCGTCACCGACGTCACGGCGATGTACGCGACGATCGGCGTGATGGGCCCGCTCAGCCGTGAGCTGCTGCGGCGCGTGTCGCCCGAGGACTGGTCCGACGAGGCGCAGCCGTACCAGACCGGCCGCGAGGTCGAGCTGGCCGACGGCTTCGCCTACAGCCTGCGCATCAGCTTCGTCGGGGAGCTCGGCTACGAGCTCTACCCGACGGCGGACCTCGCGGTGAACGTGCTCGACGCGCTGTGGGAGGCCGGGCAGGAGCTCGGTGTGCGGATGGCGGGCTACCAAGCGCTCGACACCCTGCGGAGCGAGAAGGGCTACCGCCACCTCGGGCATGACATCGGGCCGAGCGATGACCCGTACGCCGCCGGCCTCGGCTTCACGGTCGCGCTCGACAAGCCGGGCGGCTTCGCGGGCCGCGACGCGCTCGCGGCCCGCGACCCGCGCTCCCCGAAGCACCGCACCGTGTTCGTCGCCCTCGACGATCCGGAGGCGATGCTCGTGCACGACGAAGCGCTGCTGCGCGACGGCGTGGAAGTCGGACGCCTGACGAGCGGCGCCTACGGGCACACGCTCGGACGCTCGGTCGGGATCGCGATCGTCGACCCGGCGCTCGTCGACGTCGCCACCCTCCTGCCTGACGGCAGCCCGGGCTTCGCCGTCGAGTGCCGCGGCATCGCGGTGCCCGCGACCGTCTCGCGTCGCCCCTTCTACGACCCGCGCGGCGAGCGCCTGCGCGGCTGA
- a CDS encoding TIGR02453 family protein, whose protein sequence is MTETTGLHPDAFAFYAELEQNQNREWWLANKRRYDENVKAPVERLVDALGGEFGPLKIFRPYKDVRFSADKRPYKDHLGLVSADAGAAAGAMAFYLQLSQHGLMLAGGLYQPERAQLARFREIVDDNRLVGDLEATLDEVGEHGFAIMTEDALTTAPRGYRADHPKIALLRLKRLAIAVEHAPADWMTGPDLVDRVRAGWRTVRVWNDWLVENLPRPVEASR, encoded by the coding sequence GTGACCGAGACGACGGGGCTGCATCCCGACGCGTTCGCGTTCTACGCCGAGCTCGAGCAGAACCAGAACCGCGAGTGGTGGCTCGCGAACAAGCGCCGCTACGACGAGAACGTGAAGGCGCCCGTCGAGCGCCTCGTCGACGCGCTGGGCGGCGAGTTCGGGCCGCTGAAGATCTTCCGGCCCTACAAGGACGTGCGGTTCAGCGCCGATAAGCGCCCCTACAAGGACCACCTCGGGCTGGTCAGCGCCGACGCGGGTGCGGCGGCGGGCGCGATGGCGTTTTACCTGCAGCTCTCCCAGCACGGGCTGATGCTCGCCGGTGGCCTGTACCAGCCGGAGCGCGCGCAGCTCGCCCGGTTCCGCGAGATCGTCGATGACAATCGCCTGGTCGGCGACCTCGAGGCGACGCTCGACGAGGTCGGCGAGCACGGCTTCGCGATCATGACCGAGGATGCCCTCACGACCGCCCCCCGCGGCTACCGCGCCGACCACCCCAAGATCGCCCTGCTGCGCCTGAAGCGCCTGGCCATCGCCGTCGAGCACGCCCCCGCCGACTGGATGACCGGGCCCGACCTCGTCGACCGCGTGCGCGCGGGGTGGCGCACCGTGCGCGTCTGGAACGATTGGCTCGTGGAGAACCTGCCGCGCCCGGTCGAGGCGAGCCGATGA
- a CDS encoding MarR family winged helix-turn-helix transcriptional regulator, producing the protein MSENVLDGASAPDRVARIQAEWRRERPELDVSPQGVFGRLARLAAAIDVELERVFAQHGLTAGEFDVLAALRRAGDPYERTPSALADSTMVTAGGLTKRVDRLEAAGLVTRRRSPDDGRGRVVALTDAGLALVERAFEAHLANEHRLLEPLDAGDRAALERLLRSWLTWLRPET; encoded by the coding sequence ATGAGCGAGAACGTTCTCGACGGTGCGAGCGCTCCCGACCGCGTCGCCCGCATCCAGGCCGAGTGGCGGCGGGAGCGCCCGGAGCTCGACGTCTCGCCCCAGGGCGTGTTCGGCCGGCTCGCCCGGTTGGCGGCCGCGATCGACGTCGAGCTCGAGCGGGTCTTCGCTCAGCACGGGCTGACCGCCGGCGAGTTCGACGTGCTCGCCGCCCTCCGTCGCGCCGGCGACCCTTACGAGCGCACCCCCTCGGCGCTCGCCGACAGCACCATGGTCACCGCGGGCGGCCTGACCAAGCGGGTCGACCGGCTGGAGGCGGCCGGGCTCGTCACCCGCCGTCGCTCGCCCGATGACGGTCGCGGGCGCGTTGTCGCGCTGACGGATGCGGGCCTCGCGCTCGTCGAGCGCGCCTTCGAGGCGCACCTCGCCAACGAGCATCGACTGCTCGAGCCGCTCGACGCCGGCGACCGCGCCGCCCTCGAGCGCCTGCTGCGCTCCTGGCTCACCTGGCTCCGGCCGGAAACCTGA
- a CDS encoding DUF1761 domain-containing protein: protein MFLLDLNWLAILIGFVVAFAAGALWFGPKTFFPVWWKAMGKGDETPGGGNMGLVFGLTALGALVQVIAVASVIHFVDLAAGPVGPLGGALTGLLLGVGFAAASSLSHRLFAGQGLKVWIIEVGSDVLNYTLVGLVIGLFG from the coding sequence ATGTTCCTTCTCGACCTCAACTGGCTGGCCATCCTCATCGGCTTCGTCGTCGCCTTCGCCGCCGGAGCCCTGTGGTTCGGGCCGAAGACCTTCTTCCCCGTCTGGTGGAAGGCCATGGGCAAGGGCGACGAGACCCCCGGCGGCGGCAACATGGGCCTCGTGTTCGGCCTGACCGCGCTCGGGGCGCTCGTGCAGGTCATCGCCGTGGCCTCCGTCATCCATTTCGTCGACCTCGCGGCAGGCCCGGTCGGCCCGCTCGGCGGCGCGCTGACCGGTCTGCTGCTGGGGGTCGGCTTCGCGGCGGCGAGTTCGCTCAGCCACCGGCTCTTCGCTGGGCAGGGCCTGAAGGTGTGGATCATCGAGGTCGGCAGCGACGTGCTCAACTACACGCTCGTCGGCCTCGTCATCGGCCTGTTCGGCTAG
- a CDS encoding ATP-dependent DNA helicase — translation MSARFTAVEIARALGQKHDPTPEQQAIIEAPVAPALVVAGAGSGKTETMAARVLWLVANGHVAPEQVLGLTFTRKAAGELAARIRERLVQLAGSGLLGSSTVVVDAFTQPTVATYNAFASSLYRDHAVLIGRDPDGVVLREASAWQLARELVTTAKDARLADLDLSADRITAAVLALTHAVSEHGADIADVRAYIERFVAHIAELPLGDRYERKAEFDKLMALGATLPIVDLVERLQQVKQRDGYVEFSDQVSLALAIVRRHAGVAAQLRDRYRVVLLDEYQDTNVAQTWLLAELFGGTPVMAVGDPHQSIYGWRGASASNLDDFAHRFRAGGANEIDAPGEPVGRYSLSTSWRNGTQVLAAANLLVQPLSARGGVAVETLRPSPVASEHPVETVFAETVHDEAQAVAAWLAARVAEPPPGAPAGATDADGRPLRASAALLMRSRTTQPVFLAALREANVPVHVLGIGGLLEQPEIADLVSALAVIDDPAASTELVRLLAGPRWRIGVADLHALSRIASWLRDRDLAQQPFSDEVKERLRASVARTDGVSLVDALDFVGTAPDEHGQLRGLTPVGLERLRDAARLFAALRSRTALDLPDLVVAVEHDLLLDIEVAANPARALGDAPREAFHEALDGYLALADHATLGGFLGWLREAEWRDNLSPRSEDPEPGTVQVLTIHGAKGLEWDHVVVPRLVDGELPGTPREGSTGWLRVGVLPYELRGDRAELPTFAWRAAETRKELLERRAAFADEVSEHHEREERRLAYVAVTRARHRLLLTGSFWAGQAKPRDPSPYLRALEGAGLIEPLPEHPQNEQNPIVDDSGDEPWWPVDPFGARRERVVEAAARVRASDPADRGDDRRGWHREIDLLLAERAERLASAGRVTVPLRVPASSFKDFITAPAEVAERLRRPMPQRPFRATRLGTVFHRWVEQRYGLGAMPDLVDGLAAELDVPLEGDSAEALAALQETFARSPWAAQAPLEVERELHLPFEGRILVCKIDAVYATDPAFDTVRDRGSGRRPRTVEIVDWKTGKAPRDDADRAAKELQLALYRLAYARWSGLPLDAVTAAFYFVADDAVLRPASLPDEAELRRRWRAAVGSV, via the coding sequence ATGAGCGCGCGCTTCACCGCGGTCGAGATCGCCCGCGCCCTCGGGCAAAAGCACGACCCCACGCCCGAGCAGCAGGCGATCATCGAGGCGCCCGTCGCGCCCGCGCTCGTCGTGGCCGGCGCCGGGTCGGGCAAAACCGAGACCATGGCCGCGCGCGTGCTCTGGCTCGTCGCCAACGGCCACGTCGCGCCCGAGCAGGTGCTGGGCCTCACGTTCACGCGCAAGGCCGCGGGCGAGCTCGCGGCGCGCATCCGCGAGCGGCTGGTGCAGCTGGCGGGCTCGGGCCTGCTGGGCTCCTCGACCGTCGTCGTCGACGCTTTCACGCAGCCGACCGTCGCCACCTACAACGCCTTCGCCTCCAGCCTGTACCGCGACCACGCTGTGCTCATCGGGCGCGACCCCGACGGTGTCGTGCTGCGCGAGGCGAGCGCGTGGCAGCTGGCCCGCGAGCTCGTGACGACGGCGAAGGATGCCCGCCTCGCCGACCTCGACCTCAGCGCCGACCGCATCACGGCGGCGGTGCTCGCCCTCACGCACGCCGTCTCCGAGCACGGCGCCGACATCGCCGACGTGCGGGCGTACATCGAGCGGTTCGTCGCGCACATCGCCGAGCTCCCCCTCGGCGACCGCTACGAGCGCAAGGCCGAGTTCGACAAACTGATGGCGCTCGGGGCGACGCTGCCGATCGTCGACCTCGTCGAGCGGCTGCAGCAGGTCAAGCAGCGGGACGGGTACGTCGAGTTCTCCGACCAGGTGAGCCTCGCGCTCGCCATCGTGCGCCGGCACGCCGGGGTCGCCGCGCAGCTGCGCGACCGCTACCGGGTCGTGCTGCTCGACGAGTACCAGGACACGAACGTCGCCCAGACCTGGCTGCTCGCCGAGCTGTTCGGCGGCACCCCCGTCATGGCGGTGGGTGACCCGCACCAGTCGATCTACGGCTGGCGCGGCGCGAGCGCCTCGAACCTCGACGACTTCGCGCATCGGTTCCGGGCCGGTGGGGCCAATGAAATCGACGCCCCGGGTGAGCCCGTCGGGCGCTACTCGCTCAGCACCTCCTGGCGCAACGGCACCCAGGTGCTCGCCGCCGCCAACCTGCTCGTGCAGCCGCTGTCGGCGCGCGGCGGAGTGGCCGTCGAGACGCTGCGCCCCTCGCCGGTCGCGAGCGAGCATCCCGTTGAGACGGTCTTCGCCGAGACCGTCCACGACGAGGCGCAGGCGGTGGCCGCGTGGCTGGCCGCGCGCGTCGCCGAACCGCCCCCCGGGGCGCCGGCGGGGGCGACGGATGCGGACGGGCGCCCGCTGCGGGCGAGCGCCGCCCTGCTCATGCGCTCGCGCACGACCCAGCCGGTGTTCCTCGCCGCGCTGCGCGAGGCGAACGTTCCCGTGCACGTGCTCGGCATCGGCGGACTTCTCGAGCAGCCGGAGATCGCCGATCTGGTGAGCGCGCTCGCGGTCATCGACGACCCCGCGGCGAGCACCGAGCTCGTGCGCCTGCTCGCCGGCCCGCGCTGGCGCATCGGCGTCGCCGACCTGCACGCGCTCAGCCGCATCGCCTCCTGGCTGCGCGACCGCGACCTGGCGCAGCAGCCGTTCAGTGACGAGGTGAAGGAGCGCCTGCGCGCCTCGGTCGCCCGCACCGACGGTGTCTCGCTGGTCGACGCGCTCGACTTCGTCGGCACCGCCCCCGACGAGCACGGGCAGCTGCGCGGTCTCACCCCTGTCGGCCTCGAGCGCTTGCGGGATGCGGCGCGCCTGTTCGCGGCCCTGCGCAGCCGCACGGCCCTCGACCTGCCCGACCTCGTCGTCGCGGTGGAGCACGACCTGCTGCTCGACATCGAGGTCGCCGCCAACCCGGCCAGGGCGCTCGGGGATGCGCCGCGCGAGGCCTTCCACGAGGCGCTCGACGGCTACCTGGCTCTCGCCGACCACGCGACGCTCGGCGGCTTCCTCGGCTGGCTGCGTGAGGCCGAGTGGCGCGACAACCTCTCGCCGCGCTCGGAGGATCCGGAGCCCGGCACCGTGCAGGTGCTGACCATCCACGGCGCGAAGGGTCTGGAGTGGGACCACGTCGTCGTGCCCCGCCTCGTCGACGGCGAACTGCCGGGCACCCCGCGCGAGGGGTCGACCGGCTGGCTGCGGGTCGGCGTGCTGCCCTACGAGCTGCGTGGCGATCGCGCCGAGCTGCCGACCTTCGCCTGGCGCGCCGCCGAGACCCGAAAGGAGCTGCTCGAGCGCCGCGCCGCCTTCGCCGACGAGGTGAGCGAGCACCACGAGCGCGAGGAGCGCCGCCTCGCCTACGTCGCCGTCACCCGTGCCCGTCACCGCCTCCTGCTGACCGGGTCGTTCTGGGCCGGGCAGGCGAAACCGCGCGACCCGAGCCCGTATCTGCGGGCCCTCGAGGGGGCCGGCCTGATCGAGCCCCTGCCCGAGCATCCCCAGAACGAGCAGAACCCGATCGTCGACGACAGCGGCGACGAGCCGTGGTGGCCCGTCGACCCCTTCGGCGCGCGGCGCGAGCGGGTGGTCGAGGCGGCGGCCCGGGTGCGGGCATCCGACCCCGCCGACCGGGGGGATGATCGCCGAGGGTGGCATCGCGAGATCGACCTCCTGCTGGCCGAACGGGCCGAGCGGCTCGCGAGCGCGGGCCGCGTCACCGTGCCGCTGCGGGTGCCCGCCTCATCGTTCAAGGACTTCATCACGGCGCCCGCCGAGGTCGCCGAGCGCCTGCGCCGGCCGATGCCGCAGCGGCCATTCCGGGCCACCCGGCTCGGCACGGTGTTCCACCGCTGGGTGGAGCAGCGCTACGGCCTCGGCGCGATGCCCGACCTGGTCGACGGGCTCGCCGCTGAGCTCGACGTGCCGCTCGAGGGCGACTCGGCCGAGGCGCTCGCCGCGCTGCAGGAGACCTTCGCGCGCTCGCCGTGGGCGGCGCAGGCTCCGCTCGAGGTCGAGCGCGAGCTGCACCTGCCGTTCGAGGGGCGCATCCTCGTCTGCAAGATCGATGCCGTCTACGCGACCGACCCCGCGTTCGACACCGTCCGCGACCGCGGGTCGGGTCGCCGGCCGCGCACCGTCGAGATCGTCGACTGGAAGACCGGAAAGGCGCCCCGAGACGATGCCGACCGAGCGGCGAAGGAGCTGCAGCTCGCGCTCTACCGCCTCGCCTACGCCCGCTGGTCGGGGCTGCCCCTCGACGCGGTGACCGCGGCCTTCTACTTCGTCGCCGACGACGCGGTGCTGCGCCCCGCATCGTTGCCCGACGAGGCCGAGCTGCGCCGCCGCTGGCGCGCCGCCGTCGGCTCCGTCTAG